Proteins from a genomic interval of Narcine bancroftii isolate sNarBan1 chromosome 12, sNarBan1.hap1, whole genome shotgun sequence:
- the rmi2 gene encoding recQ-mediated genome instability protein 2, whose amino-acid sequence MDAAADRGRLQSPPCKVLAGQLRLGATRGGQPSAWLVERPGSGRAPLDVSVVWMQGTVLEVRPEQNTRLQLLDETGTFTVVGAGGVPQGRPCISPGKYVMVMGVVQSCRPEPVLRAVKVTDLSGNPLHRDMWRFEVEDLQQNMP is encoded by the exons ATGGACGCGGCCGCGGATCGTGGGCGGTTGCAGTCGCCGCCGTGTAAGGTGCTGGCCGGGCAACTGCGGCTCGGCGCGACACGGGGCGGACAGCCGTCGGCGTGGCTGGTGGAGCGGCCGGGCAGTGGCCGGGCTCCGCTGGACGTGAGCGTGGTGTGGATGCAGGGGACGGTGCTGGAGGTGCGGCCCGAGCAAAACACCAGGCTGCAGCTCCTTGACGAGACGGGCACGTTCACCGTGGTCGGGGCGGGCGGCGTCCCACAGGGCAGGCCCTGCATCAGCCCAG GAAAATATGTGATGGTGATGGGAGTTGTCCAGTCTTGCAGACCTGAACCTGTTCTGCGTGCTGTCAAAGTGACCGATCTCTCTGGTAATCCTTTGCATAGGGACATGTGGAGATTTGAAGTGGAGGACCTCCAACAAAACATGCCATaa